The following are encoded together in the Oscillospiraceae bacterium genome:
- a CDS encoding NUDIX domain-containing protein — protein MIFYNARAIITKQENGNKMILVQRCFRTGISKHFEFPGGCNEWGESIIDTLKREVMEEVGMTVTKIYGIENHMDKNDVETFIPYSVYFGKQGWIFNSGEFEGKCGKSVGVHFKCEAIGTPLEKGDKTVEIQWVTPEKLRALLDEPNMFGDIDRGAAELYCLECGV, from the coding sequence GTGATTTTCTATAATGCAAGAGCAATTATAACAAAGCAAGAAAACGGCAATAAAATGATTCTAGTCCAACGGTGTTTCAGGACAGGGATTTCGAAGCACTTTGAATTTCCCGGAGGCTGTAACGAATGGGGCGAATCCATAATAGACACTTTGAAGCGCGAAGTTATGGAAGAAGTGGGAATGACTGTGACTAAAATCTATGGAATAGAAAACCATATGGATAAAAATGACGTAGAAACATTCATACCGTATTCGGTTTATTTCGGTAAACAGGGCTGGATTTTTAACTCTGGAGAATTTGAAGGCAAATGTGGAAAATCGGTAGGCGTTCATTTCAAATGCGAGGCGATAGGTACTCCGCTCGAAAAAGGCGACAAAACAGTAGAAATTCAGTGGGTGACACCGGAAAAACTGAGAGCATTACTCGATGAGCCAAATATGTTCGGTGATATAGACAGGGGTGCGGCGGAGCTATATTGTCTTGAATGTGGAGTATAA